From Flavobacterium arcticum, the proteins below share one genomic window:
- a CDS encoding T9SS type A sorting domain-containing protein → MKKTITKALYLLAALTFTLSSNAQEKQNKKARAFGKSITTEIKRCGTTEYETLLQQKNPKRATTEKFEQWLAPKVNAIKAQRLASTVTPLSTNTVVTIPVVIHVIHNGDPIGTDENLSTAQILSQITVLNQDFRRMIDTPGYNTNPVGADMEIEFCLAQRDPDGIASTGIIRYNLGGNDGWDMEDIESTLKPQTQWDPEQYLNIWIVDYIYFFGGELAGYAQFPTNSGLDGIDGLGQADAPETDGVVIGHLFFGSSDIYPEGIYEEGGRDKGRTASHEVGHFFGLRHIWGDGDCSEDDFCADTPAAADANQGCPSGVDSCPSSPGNDMIENYMDYTDDTCLSVFTLNQKDRMTAVLLNSPRRVSLITSLGCVPGMVYDLDGSLNLDDLQNEVCTNTITPSLTLTNLGDNAITTATISYTIDNEASIEYNWTGNINNNEEAAITLPTLTLSAGEHTFTATLTNVNDTVDDIITNNTFSNNFTIANSYNTTQIIVTVMTDNYGSETIWALLDSNEDPIIGNIDFNNPNPADFYNSNQLYTQTIDVEDNQCYSFGILDTAGDGICCNSGNGYYTVTTTNGEVIAEGGSFTQTEITPFGINTYLSVNDSMSIENDIKLYPNPANNTINISTTATTSLPDSYAIYNSLGQLVGNGKVTSTTTTINISTYANGMYFIKVNKGNTSETLRFVKH, encoded by the coding sequence ATGAAAAAAACTATAACTAAAGCTCTATATTTATTAGCAGCCTTAACTTTTACTTTGAGCAGTAATGCACAAGAAAAACAAAACAAAAAAGCACGAGCTTTTGGTAAAAGTATAACTACCGAAATTAAACGATGTGGTACAACCGAGTATGAAACTCTTTTACAACAAAAGAACCCTAAGCGTGCCACTACTGAAAAGTTTGAACAATGGCTTGCACCAAAAGTAAATGCGATAAAAGCACAACGGTTGGCATCTACAGTAACACCACTATCTACAAATACTGTTGTTACAATACCTGTTGTAATACACGTAATACATAATGGAGATCCTATCGGTACAGATGAGAACTTATCAACAGCACAAATACTTTCGCAAATCACGGTACTAAATCAAGACTTTAGGAGAATGATTGATACCCCAGGTTATAACACAAACCCTGTGGGGGCTGATATGGAAATAGAATTTTGTTTGGCACAACGTGACCCTGACGGAATTGCATCTACTGGTATCATACGCTATAACCTTGGCGGAAACGACGGATGGGATATGGAAGATATAGAATCGACGCTAAAACCGCAAACCCAATGGGATCCTGAACAATATTTAAACATTTGGATTGTAGATTATATATATTTTTTTGGTGGCGAACTTGCTGGGTATGCCCAATTCCCTACTAACTCAGGGCTTGATGGTATTGACGGACTTGGTCAGGCTGATGCTCCAGAAACAGATGGTGTAGTTATTGGACATTTATTTTTTGGTTCAAGTGACATCTACCCTGAAGGAATTTATGAAGAAGGCGGAAGAGATAAAGGTCGTACGGCATCACACGAAGTTGGTCACTTTTTTGGACTTAGACATATTTGGGGTGATGGCGATTGTAGTGAAGATGATTTTTGTGCCGATACTCCTGCTGCCGCAGATGCTAATCAAGGCTGTCCTTCTGGCGTAGACTCTTGTCCTTCATCTCCAGGAAATGACATGATTGAGAATTATATGGATTATACTGATGATACTTGTCTAAGCGTATTTACTTTAAACCAAAAAGACAGGATGACAGCAGTATTGCTTAACTCGCCTAGAAGAGTATCACTTATTACATCTTTAGGTTGTGTACCAGGTATGGTATATGACCTTGACGGCTCACTTAACCTAGATGATTTACAAAATGAAGTATGTACCAACACTATTACACCTTCATTAACCTTAACAAATTTAGGAGATAACGCTATAACAACAGCTACTATCAGCTATACTATTGATAACGAAGCTAGCATTGAATATAACTGGACAGGTAACATTAACAACAATGAAGAGGCTGCGATAACATTACCTACACTTACACTATCAGCTGGAGAGCATACATTTACCGCTACGCTAACAAATGTAAATGATACTGTAGATGATATAATTACCAACAATACTTTTTCTAATAACTTTACGATAGCCAACAGTTATAATACTACCCAAATAATAGTTACAGTAATGACTGATAATTATGGTAGTGAAACTATATGGGCTTTACTTGACAGTAATGAAGATCCCATTATAGGAAATATAGATTTTAACAACCCTAATCCTGCTGATTTTTATAACTCTAACCAATTATATACACAAACAATTGATGTTGAAGATAATCAATGCTATTCATTCGGGATCTTAGATACTGCGGGAGACGGAATATGCTGTAATTCTGGTAATGGTTATTATACTGTAACAACAACTAATGGAGAGGTTATAGCAGAAGGAGGAAGTTTTACCCAAACTGAGATAACACCTTTTGGTATTAACACCTATTTATCAGTTAATGACTCGATGAGTATAGAAAATGACATAAAACTATACCCTAACCCTGCTAATAATACAATTAACATTAGCACTACAGCAACTACATCTTTACCAGATAGCTATGCTATATACAATAGTTTAGGACAACTTGTAGGTAATGGCAAAGTAACATCTACCACTACTACTATAAACATATCTACCTATGCAAATGGTATGTATTTTATAAAAGTCAATAAAGGCAATACTTCTGAAACATTACGTTTTGTAAAGCACTAA